A genomic window from Companilactobacillus alimentarius DSM 20249 includes:
- a CDS encoding VanZ family protein: MNNRSKNKQKWFWGVVIAIELVLFYSSSMTYKEQTSVPFLEKYFKNQPFHDLLSKIGFNYSGKYQSVANDGYFKFVEFIIRKGAHFSIYLLLGLFLCLALNIYFKKNIFLKVFVPWMTATGLAAFDEFHQGLTGGRTPLVDDVILDSSGALVGSLIAILILYLLYRHKSKKELFTM; this comes from the coding sequence TCGTTCAAAGAATAAGCAAAAATGGTTCTGGGGAGTTGTTATAGCGATAGAATTGGTCTTATTTTACAGTTCTTCGATGACTTATAAAGAGCAAACTTCAGTACCATTTCTAGAAAAATATTTTAAGAATCAACCATTTCATGATTTATTATCAAAGATTGGTTTTAATTACAGTGGCAAGTACCAATCAGTGGCAAATGATGGCTATTTTAAATTTGTGGAATTTATTATTCGCAAAGGTGCACATTTTAGTATTTATTTGTTATTAGGATTGTTCTTGTGTTTAGCTTTAAATATATATTTTAAGAAGAATATTTTCTTGAAAGTTTTCGTACCATGGATGACAGCGACTGGTTTAGCTGCTTTTGATGAGTTCCATCAGGGACTGACTGGAGGAAGAACACCATTAGTCGATGATGTTATTTTGGACAGTTCTGGAGCTTTGGTAGGTAGCTTAATTGCAATTTTAATTCTTTATTTACTCTATCGTCATAAGTCCAAAAAAGAATTATTTACTATGTAA
- a CDS encoding YebC/PmpR family DNA-binding transcriptional regulator, giving the protein MSGHSKWHNIQGRKNAQDAKRGKIFQKLSRELYMAAKSGGADPNDNAALRLIVDKARAANMPKDNIKRALDKAEGGSEEHYDEVTYEGYAPGGVAVLVEALTDNKNRTASAVRVAFTRNGGSLGSSGSVSYMFDRKGYLVLDRTKNSQDEDTVLMDIMDLGADDLQTSDDAYEIYTEAKDFTAVRDGLIEKGYEVADAELKMIPQNTTPVPEDKKEQFEHMIDQLEDDEDVSEVYTAAADDDDEE; this is encoded by the coding sequence ATGTCAGGACATTCAAAATGGCATAACATCCAAGGTAGAAAAAATGCCCAAGATGCAAAACGTGGTAAAATCTTCCAAAAGCTGTCTCGTGAATTATACATGGCAGCTAAATCGGGTGGTGCCGATCCTAACGATAATGCTGCCCTTCGTTTAATAGTAGATAAAGCTCGTGCAGCTAACATGCCAAAGGATAACATCAAGCGTGCTTTGGATAAAGCTGAAGGTGGCAGTGAAGAACATTATGATGAAGTTACATACGAAGGCTATGCTCCAGGTGGAGTTGCAGTATTAGTTGAAGCTTTGACAGATAACAAAAACAGAACTGCATCTGCCGTACGTGTTGCATTTACTCGTAATGGAGGAAGCTTAGGTTCAAGTGGTTCAGTTTCATATATGTTTGATCGTAAAGGATATCTTGTCTTAGATCGTACTAAGAATAGTCAAGATGAAGATACTGTTTTGATGGATATTATGGATTTAGGTGCAGATGATTTACAAACATCTGATGATGCTTATGAAATCTACACAGAAGCTAAGGATTTTACAGCCGTTCGTGATGGTTTGATTGAAAAGGGCTATGAAGTTGCTGATGCTGAATTAAAGATGATTCCTCAAAACACTACACCAGTGCCGGAAGATAAGAAAGAACAATTTGAACATATGATTGATCAACTCGAAGACGATGAGGATGTTTCAGAAGTTTACACTGCTGCTGCAGATGATGACGACGAAGAATAG
- a CDS encoding MurR/RpiR family transcriptional regulator, which translates to MLFTDKMTHITDLTDNEKRIVQYIKKNLEAVSTMSIQTLASKTYTSHSAIVRLAKKFNYSGFKAMRQAISNDVQQNITQLNDIDANFPFSPDDSAINIAKNISDLTINAIKRTLIQVNEEELISSAKMIIDSKRLVLFAIGDTQIRARSLQSKLVKINKFAIIAEEYSDESWSAINLDKNDLAIFLSYTGNNSNYLKLLKFLKKQDVPTLLITGNPNSKLIDYADQNITIVQNEFDVFKVSTFASQMTFEYLLNTLFAIVYSKSYKQNLIKMQSNYDKLMQNDILNNATEPKKRP; encoded by the coding sequence ATGCTTTTTACCGACAAAATGACTCATATTACAGATTTAACCGACAACGAAAAAAGAATCGTTCAATATATTAAAAAAAATTTAGAAGCTGTTTCAACTATGTCAATTCAAACTCTAGCTTCCAAGACCTATACCTCGCATTCAGCCATAGTTCGTTTGGCTAAAAAATTCAATTATTCAGGATTTAAAGCCATGCGACAAGCTATATCTAATGATGTTCAACAAAATATCACTCAACTAAACGATATCGATGCTAACTTCCCTTTTTCGCCTGATGATTCAGCAATAAATATTGCTAAGAATATTTCGGATTTAACCATTAACGCTATTAAGCGCACCTTAATTCAAGTAAATGAAGAAGAGTTAATCTCAAGTGCAAAAATGATTATTGACAGTAAGCGGCTAGTTCTCTTTGCCATCGGCGATACTCAAATTAGAGCTCGAAGTCTCCAGAGTAAACTGGTTAAGATAAACAAATTTGCTATTATCGCCGAAGAATACAGCGATGAATCCTGGAGTGCTATTAATCTTGATAAGAACGATTTAGCCATTTTTCTCTCCTATACAGGCAATAATTCAAATTATCTTAAATTACTTAAATTTTTAAAAAAACAGGATGTCCCCACACTTTTGATCACAGGCAATCCCAATAGCAAATTGATTGACTATGCTGATCAAAATATTACAATCGTTCAAAACGAATTCGATGTTTTTAAAGTCAGTACTTTCGCCTCACAAATGACCTTTGAATACTTATTGAATACCCTTTTCGCTATTGTTTATTCCAAATCATATAAACAAAATCTCATTAAAATGCAAAGCAATTATGACAAACTAATGCAAAATGATATTTTGAATAATGCTACAGAACCCAAAAAAAGACCGTAG
- a CDS encoding Gfo/Idh/MocA family oxidoreductase, whose protein sequence is MKKMTVAYIGNGKSANRYHLPFSLKLNNIKVKTIYARHIEHDIWKEIPGIKYTTDINDIYQDQEIDLVVLSVPAAAHYQLAKDVLNHGKNVLVEKPFTETEAQAKELFKLADDLGLLIQCYQNRRYDSDFLTVQKVIESNKLGDILEVESAYDYFRPYVPENEKEFSIGHSYLYGHACHTLDQVISYFGKADSVHYDVRQLLGKGRMNDYFDIDMYYGVMKVSVKSSYFRLVPRPSFTIYGKKGVFVKETMDRQEIDLKHFYMPDHADFGIDRPKDYGTLTYLDDNNNYHQEKVVSEIGDYSRVYQGLYNAIIKGQPKTVKDSETIYQMHLLENGIKQITSEGED, encoded by the coding sequence ATGAAAAAAATGACGGTTGCTTATATTGGTAATGGAAAAAGCGCTAATCGTTATCATTTACCATTTTCACTCAAATTGAATAATATCAAGGTTAAAACAATTTATGCTCGTCATATCGAACATGATATTTGGAAAGAAATTCCTGGTATTAAATATACAACAGATATCAATGATATTTATCAGGATCAAGAAATTGATTTGGTAGTTTTATCGGTTCCCGCAGCGGCACACTACCAATTAGCCAAAGACGTATTGAATCATGGGAAAAATGTTCTAGTTGAGAAGCCCTTTACAGAAACAGAAGCTCAAGCTAAAGAGCTTTTCAAACTGGCAGATGATTTAGGTTTACTAATTCAATGTTATCAGAATCGTCGTTATGATTCAGATTTTTTGACGGTTCAGAAAGTGATTGAGAGTAATAAATTGGGTGACATCTTGGAAGTAGAATCAGCCTATGATTATTTTCGCCCATACGTACCAGAAAATGAGAAGGAGTTCTCTATTGGTCATAGTTATTTGTATGGTCATGCTTGTCATACCCTAGATCAAGTTATTTCTTACTTTGGTAAAGCAGACAGTGTTCATTATGATGTAAGACAATTGTTAGGCAAGGGCAGAATGAACGATTATTTTGATATTGATATGTATTATGGCGTTATGAAGGTGTCAGTCAAATCAAGTTATTTCAGATTGGTACCTCGTCCAAGCTTTACTATCTATGGGAAAAAGGGTGTTTTTGTAAAAGAAACGATGGATCGACAAGAAATTGATTTGAAGCATTTTTATATGCCTGATCATGCTGATTTTGGAATTGATCGCCCCAAAGATTATGGAACATTGACTTATCTAGATGACAATAATAATTATCATCAGGAAAAAGTGGTTTCCGAAATTGGAGATTATAGTCGAGTTTATCAAGGGTTGTATAACGCCATTATCAAAGGACAACCTAAGACAGTAAAGGATTCAGAGACTATCTATCAAATGCATTTGTTAGAAAACGGTATTAAACAAATTACTTCAGAAGGGGAAGATTAA
- a CDS encoding Gfo/Idh/MocA family protein: MKLAILGAGMIVKDFLSMIHDIPEIELTAIMGTPNDLERMQEFQKENQIGKIYTDIAECLKDPEVDTVYVALPNFLHYKFAKLALEAGKNVICEKPFTLNTFQLEELSNLAQTKKLILVEAITNQYLNNYRSLKSDLSKLGSLKVIECNYSQYSHRYDAFLAGTILPAFDPKKGGGALMDLNIYNIHFIVGLLGAPKTVHYYANVSRGIDTSGVLVLEYPEVKVVCIAAKDCSAEVTSTIQGNLGSIVVDEPTNVLDNYEIHLNGESAQVVDNKAHSHRMYEEFVTFNKMIEQHDLIEAQKRMKHSLDVMKVVDSALSDSGIKLG; encoded by the coding sequence ATGAAATTAGCTATTTTAGGAGCTGGAATGATTGTGAAAGACTTTTTATCAATGATTCACGATATTCCCGAGATAGAATTAACTGCCATTATGGGGACGCCAAATGATTTAGAAAGAATGCAAGAATTTCAAAAAGAAAACCAGATCGGCAAAATTTATACAGATATTGCTGAGTGTTTAAAAGATCCAGAAGTAGACACAGTTTATGTGGCGCTACCTAACTTTTTACATTATAAATTTGCCAAATTAGCTTTAGAAGCTGGGAAAAATGTTATTTGTGAGAAGCCCTTTACCTTGAATACTTTTCAATTAGAAGAATTATCCAATCTTGCTCAAACTAAGAAGTTGATTTTGGTTGAAGCAATCACCAATCAATATTTGAATAATTATCGGAGTTTAAAAAGTGATCTATCAAAGTTAGGATCATTAAAAGTTATTGAATGCAACTATTCACAATATTCACATCGTTATGATGCCTTTTTGGCTGGTACAATTTTACCAGCGTTTGATCCTAAAAAGGGTGGTGGCGCTTTGATGGATTTGAACATCTATAATATTCATTTTATCGTTGGATTATTGGGTGCACCAAAAACGGTCCATTATTACGCCAATGTCAGTCGAGGAATCGACACCTCAGGTGTTTTAGTCTTAGAATATCCAGAAGTTAAAGTCGTATGTATTGCAGCTAAGGATTGTTCAGCTGAAGTCACCTCGACTATTCAAGGCAATTTAGGTTCAATAGTGGTTGATGAACCAACAAATGTATTAGATAATTATGAAATTCATTTAAATGGTGAAAGTGCACAAGTAGTGGATAACAAAGCGCATAGTCATCGAATGTATGAGGAATTCGTTACTTTTAATAAAATGATAGAACAACATGATCTGATTGAAGCACAAAAACGAATGAAACACAGTCTGGACGTTATGAAAGTAGTCGATTCTGCTCTCAGTGATTCAGGAATTAAATTAGGTTAA